Part of the Mauremys reevesii isolate NIE-2019 linkage group 4, ASM1616193v1, whole genome shotgun sequence genome is shown below.
atgggcccatctagcccggtatcccggCTCCTCCCCCTTGCCCCGGCTCCGCCCCCTGCTTGGTCCCATGGAGGAGAATATTGCCGGCAGGCCGAAGCCTGGGGCCTGTGACCCACCCATGGCGCGGGGAAGCCACAGTCTTTTTCCACCACAGGGGCAGGGCTTGTGCCTGGGTGGGCGTGGCCAGAAGGGGGCGGGGTCACTTGACATGGGGTAGGCAGGGCCCATCCATTGGCCACAAGGGAGAGTCCACAGGGGCGGGGGGGATTCCACGGCACAGTCCACTGGTGGGCGTGGCATGTCATGGCTGGGTGGgcgtggccagcagggggcggggtCACTTGACATGATGCAGGCAGGACCCATCCACTGGCCACGAAGGAGAGTCCACAGGGGCGGGGGGGATTCCGTGGCACAGTCGTAGCTGGGTGGGCGTGGCTGGAAGGGGGCGGAGTCACTGGAGAGCTGTACCATGGCCCTCTCCCCTTGGGGCCTGGCCTATCCGGGTGGGCGTGGCTTGAGctgccagggggcggggcttcagagACTGCTGAGCAGCCAGGTGGCTAGAAGCagggcggcgggggcggggctggggggcgcgGCCCCGGGCAGGCCGTAGGAGGTGATATTGACCACCCCGAAGGTGGCGTTGGGCACGTGCCGCCCGATCCAGTCCAGGTAGGCGCCGACCCGGATGTAGACCCCGGGGCGGTTGGGGAGGGCGCAGCCCTCGCCCCAGCTGACGACGCCGGCCACGAACCACAGCCCAGCCTCCTGGCAGACCAGGGGGCCCCCCGAATCGCCCTGGGGAGAGAGAATCGGTGACACCggcctcaatcccgacccgcagcccctgctagcccggccctgcccccctcccagctccgctggtgcccctcactcccgacctgcagcccctgctagcccggccctgcccccctcccagctctgctggtgcccctcactcccgacccgcagcccctgccccccagctctgctggtgcccctcactcccgacctgcagcccctgctagcccggccctgcccccctctcagCCCTGccggtgtccctcactcccgacctgcagcccctgccagcccagccctgcccccccccgcagtgccggtgcccctcactcccgacccgcagcccctgctagcccagccctgcccccccgccagctctgccggtgcccctcactcctgacccacagcccctgctctcacCTGGCAGGCGTCTCTCTGTCCCTCGGCGTAGCCGGCACACACCATGTCATCCTGGATCTCCCGCATGCTGCTCCGGCGCCGATAAAGGGCATCACAGGGCAGTGGGTCGATCAGAGGCACCTGCAGCTGCTGCAGCGTcatgggggctgggagtggggctggggggggaaggaggggttaacgctgcctgggtgggggaggggaccctgggtgggggaggagaacacaatgcccccctccctgccccctccaatgctccctcctccttgccccttctcctctgggtccccctcccctccccctttgctcgtggcccctcccacctcccctcccccacctctgttcttcctcctgccccctcccctctcctcacctccctcttGTGGCGACCCCCAGCCAGTCACCCAGCAGAGGGTCCCGGCGGGGAAGTGGACCCCGGCGTCCGGGAGGCAGGCGGGCAGCACCTGCGGGGTGAAGGTGACGGGGCGGCCCAGCTGGGCCAGGGCGATGTCTCCGCTGGAGCCCTCCCCAGAGTAGAGCGCGTGGCCCACGGCGCGGGACAGGGGCAGCCGCAGGGAGCCGGGCTCTGGGAGCGACAGCTGGCGGGAGCCCAGGACGGCTCGGTACCGAGACAGCTCCGCGTGCCTGGGGCGAGAGAGGGGTCAGCGCCCAGAGACCAAgagcggtgcccctcactcccgacctgcagccccctgctggcccagccctgcccctcccagctctcccggtgcccctcactcccgacctgcagcccctgctaaccctgccctgccccccccagctctgccggtgcccctcactcccgacctgcagcccctgctaaccctgccctgctccccccagctctgctggtgcccctcactcccgacctgcagccccctgctagcccagccctgcccccctaactctgccggtgcccctcactcccgacccgcagcccctgctagccccgccccccccccccccagctctgctggtgcccctcactcccgacctgcagcccctgccagtccagccctgccccccccagccctgccagtgcccctcactcccgacccgcagcccctgccccccccagctctgccggtgcccctcactcccgacccgcagcccctgctggcccagccctgccccgcccccagctctgccggtgcccctcactcccgccccgcagccccctgctggcccagcccggGTCACTCACTGGGGAAAGCAATGTGCAGCGCTGAGCACCCACTCCGAGTTGATGAGGGTCGCCCCGCAGACGTGGCGGTTCTCATACTGCAGACTGACCTGCCAGGGCCAGGCCCCCAGCGGGGCGTCCTCCCCCGCCACGATCCGGCCCTGGGGCCCCCCCTGGCCACACACTGCGGGCGGAGGGAGAGAACCGTGACAGAACCG
Proteins encoded:
- the LOC120404108 gene encoding serine protease 27-like — its product is MEKGENVPAFVRLNCEPFEAGTGSHAARDNGIQTVCGQGGPQGRIVAGEDAPLGAWPWQVSLQYENRHVCGATLINSEWVLSAAHCFPQHAELSRYRAVLGSRQLSLPEPGSLRLPLSRAVGHALYSGEGSSGDIALAQLGRPVTFTPQVLPACLPDAGVHFPAGTLCWVTGWGSPQEGAPLPAPMTLQQLQVPLIDPLPCDALYRRRSSMREIQDDMVCAGYAEGQRDACQGDSGGPLVCQEAGLWFVAGVVSWGEGCALPNRPGVYIRVGAYLDWIGRHVPNATFGVVNITSYGLPGAAPPSPAPAALLLATWLLSSL